The Platichthys flesus chromosome 10, fPlaFle2.1, whole genome shotgun sequence genome includes a window with the following:
- the ldah gene encoding lipid droplet-associated hydrolase produces MENMVTDSRDQPQTEFIYCCGANTEVLKFGSRQLNSGHKLLFLVIPGNPGIVGYYKTFMLTLHSMFGYHHPVWAVSHAGHCVPPDSMDMVEDASLAAEQDVFGLNGQIEHKLAFLKKHVPRETSLVLVGHSIGCYIILEMMKRDPELKVLKAVMLFPTIERMVETPQGKVMTPVLCHMRYVAYLPVFLLSLLPDSLKGSLIKLVFGGIRSLDLSVVRPTLGLLSGDCAANAMYMGGQEMKKVLERDNITIKKNLEKLIFYYGATDHWCPVQYYLDIKQDFPHGDIRLCEKGFRHAFVLDAGRDVAKMVAEWIRGDLRT; encoded by the exons ATGGAAAACATGGTGACAGACAGCAGGGATCAACCACAGACAGAATTCATCTACTGCTGTGGAGCTAACACGGAGGTCCTTAAATTTGGCTCCCGTCAGTTAAATTCAGGTCACAAACTCCTATTTCTTGTCATTCCAG GAAATCCTGGCATTGTGGGCTACTACAAAACCTTCATGCTAACACTTCATAGCATGTTTGGGTACCACCACCCAGTGTGGGCTGTAAGTCATGCAGGTCACTGTGTACCTCCAGACTCCATGGACATGGTAGAAG ATGCTTCCTTGGCAGCAGAGCAGGATGTGTTTGGTCTGAATGGACAGATTGAACACAAGCTGGCCTTCCTCAAGAAACATGTTCCTAGAGAGACTAGCCTGGTCCTAGTTGGGCACTCCATCGGCTGCTACATTATTCTAGAAATGATGAAGAGAGACCCTGAACTCAAG GTTCTGAAGGCTGTCATGCTGTTTCCAACCATTGAGCGGATGGTTGAGACCCCTCAGGGGAAGGTCATGACCCCTGTACTGTGTCATATGCGTTATGTGGCCTACCTGCCAGTCTTCCTGCTCTCTTTGCTGCCTGACAGCCTGAAAGGCAGCCTGATCAAACTGGTGTTTGGTGGCATTCGCTCTCTGGACCTCAGTGTAGTCCGACCGACTCTAGGTCTGCTCAGTGGTGACTGTGCAG CCAATGCTATGTACATGGGTGGTcaggaaatgaagaaagttCTTGAAAGAGACAACATAACGATCAAGAAAAATCTTGAAAAg CTTATATTTTATTATGGAGCCACAGACCACTGGTGCCCTGTGCAGTATTATCTCGACATCAAGCAGGACTTCCCACATGGAGATATAAGACTGTGTGAAAAAGGGTTCCGTCATGCCTTTGTCCTGGATGCAGGAAGAGACGTCGCCAAAATGGTGGCAGAATGGATCCGTGGAGATTTAAGGACATGA